In the Longimicrobiaceae bacterium genome, AGCGAGTCGCTGGATCGTCGCCGCAACGGTGTGGATTGGCACCAACAGCATTCCCGAAATGGCCAGGTGGTTCATCGCTCCACGCCTCCGAGACACCATCACGGCAGCTCGGAAGGAGGCAGGTTGAGCCGGAAATGAAACCGGGTTCCCCACCCGGGCGCGGTCTCGAATTGCAGCTCCGAGTCCATCGCCCGCAGCAGTCTCCGGCAGATGGTGAGTCCAAGTCCGCTGCCGGCGAAGCCGAAGCGAACCTGGGCGGCGCCATCGTCGTTGGCGGGCCCCTCTTCCGTGTGCATCAGGTCGAAACCGGAGCCGGTATCGCGCACGACAAATTCCACGCAGGTGGCGTCTACCGGTTGCGCCGTGATCTCGATGTAGCCCTCGTCGGTGAAGCGCAGAGCGTTGGAGAGCAGGTTGAGCAGCACCCGGCTCAGCGCCACCGGGTAGCCCATACGGATGTCTACCGGGGGCGCCACCGTGCGAATGCTGACCTTCTTCTCCTCGAGCATGGGTGCCACGATCTCGCAGACGGAGTCGAGCACCTCGCGGATGGAGAACTGTGTGGGGCGCCGGTCGATCAG is a window encoding:
- a CDS encoding HAMP domain-containing sensor histidine kinase, encoding EAVAQSVAALVDLLCDDAPFDDPEPVATGRIARLAARTLARELVRCWRASDAPPPGGEMLRCLERLHRVEGPPGWVATERDSNERPTPLDLVVEFAHDLRSPLTSILFLSETLRKSVPRELDPVQHRQVGIIYTAALTLVSLASNVIDLARGDERLIDRRPTQFSIREVLDSVCEIVAPMLEEKKVSIRTVAPPVDIRMGYPVALSRVLLNLLSNALRFTDEGYIEITAQPVDATCVEFVVRDTGSGFDLMHTEEGPANDDGAAQVRFGFAGSGLGLTICRRLLRAMDSELQFETAPGWGTRFHFRLNLPPSELP